CCCCGCTTTCTATAGTTGCGGTCGTCATCGCGTTCTTATAGCGCCATTCGACCGTCTCGAAAATTTTATCCCAGTCGAGGTCCGTACTGTAGTCGGAGTCGCCGTAGCCGATATCGAGAAGCCCGCCGCCGTCCTCGACTAAATTCATCGCCACACCGAACGAGAACCCGGTCTCCTCATACGACCCGTCGAATCCCGACGTGTTTCGCAGGGACTCGAACGTCCGTCCCTTGGTGATCTCGATATTGAGCTGGGCGCGGTCGTCGATAGCCTTCAGCCGGCGTACCGCGTCCTCGCCGATACGCACCGCTTCTTCCTTGGGGTAGTCGAGCACCTCGGGATAGTAAAGCTGCGGACGGGGAAAGTCGCTCGCCGGCGGGAGGTCGATCTCGACCGGATCGCCGAAACGGGCGCTCTCGCGGGCGTTATGTACCAATACGCCGATATCGTCGAGCGAGTTTACGAACGAGTTGCCGACACGTCCGTTCTCGAAAAGGCGGAGGCCTACCGCGAAACGCTGGGATTCCTCGATCGCCTTGAGACGGTCGTTCTCGAAGACGACCGCGGTGTCCTCGGAGTATACCGCGATCGTGTCGCCTTTTGCGATGGAGCCGATAATTTCAGCGGACGCGCCGCCGAGTTTTAAGATAATGTCCTGCATTATTGTTCCTGATTTTTATTTAATAGCAATAAAATATTATGTTTCAAGTTTGGTATATCTTTGTCTATTATATCAAAAACGTATTCAGATTTTACTGCATCGTAATCATGTGCCACTATATTTCGAAATGCATAGGCATCTTTTGATGGTAATAATTGTTTCCATTCCTCATTTTTTATCTTTGAAAGTGTCTCCCCGATTTGAAAAAGGCATAAAAGAATAGCGTTCCATCCTTCGAAATCTAAAAGAGCTTCTTTTATCCCGCCATGTCTTTCCAAGGATA
This Brevinematales bacterium DNA region includes the following protein-coding sequences:
- a CDS encoding TldD/PmbA family protein, with the protein product MQDIILKLGGASAEIIGSIAKGDTIAVYSEDTAVVFENDRLKAIEESQRFAVGLRLFENGRVGNSFVNSLDDIGVLVHNARESARFGDPVEIDLPPASDFPRPQLYYPEVLDYPKEEAVRIGEDAVRRLKAIDDRAQLNIEITKGRTFESLRNTSGFDGSYEETGFSFGVAMNLVEDGGGLLDIGYGDSDYSTDLDWDKIFETVEWRYKNAMTTATIESGEYSLLLAPDVADLLIDPVLIASNGKNLYKGISVLSQKEGQKIAGEMFTLTDDPLYDGATGICPFDGDGVVAGAMPVIENGVFRNFAFDLTTAWRLGRGGNGRARRGITGLPNPGFSNLILSTGKNSLEEMIASIKKGIYLISPLGGGQSNMTAGDISVNIGLGYYIENGKIRGRVKNAMIAGNVYDWLMSVSMMEDRLHKLGSLFAPHILIDNVSIAG
- a CDS encoding DUF86 domain-containing protein, giving the protein MSEKSDFARMEFILKNITQIELSLERHGGIKEALLDFEGWNAILLCLFQIGETLSKIKNEEWKQLLPSKDAYAFRNIVAHDYDAVKSEYVFDIIDKDIPNLKHNILLLLNKNQEQ